A region of the Arsenicicoccus dermatophilus genome:
GAGGGCCACGAGGTCGTGCACGGTGCCAAGGGGGTGGACGGCGGCGCCGTCCAGCTCCTCGGGGCGTATGCCGGCTGACGAGCGCCGACGGTCGCGACGCTCGCCAGGCACGACAGTGGGGAGGGCGTCACCCGCGGGTGACGCCCTCCCCACTGTCGTCGAGGCGAAGGGATCGCGACCTCCGAGGCCGGAGATCGCTGGCCCGAGGCCGCGATCGGTCAGGCATCGGGACGGGCGTCAGCGCCCGCTGGCTGCCCAGCCGTCGTAGTCGTCGTAGTCGTCCTCGTCGTCCTGCGTGGTGCGGGTCTCGCCCGACTCACGCTGCGACGATGCGTGCAGTTCTCGCTCAAGAGCACTCAGATCGGTGTCGGGAGTGAAGTACTTCAGCTCCCGGGCGACCTTTGTCTGCTTGGCCTTGGCCCGGCCGCGCCCCATGGCGTGACCCCCTCGCGCGTCTGCCGGAGCAGCATCGCCGGCCGCGACTGACGTCGTGGCGAGCGGAGCGACCCCGGGAATCTCGTGTCTTCGTGAGGGACACGGTACATGCTGCGAAGGTCTGGTGCGCAGCCGCGCCGAGGGATGGAGTGGCGCTTGAATACTCTGAGTGACAAGTGGCGGCTATCTGGCAGTGATGCCGAGCGCACTAGTTACCCCCATATGGGGGTAAGATTACACAAACATCGCTCATACGTTACATTCAGTAGTAGCGTTTCGAGTCAAAGGGACGCTTCGTACCTGTCTTCGACTACTGAGAGTGACTTGGTAACGGAGTGGCCGGAGAGTCCACACGACGGGGACGCACGTCCCCCAGAGCACGGGGAGTACACATGCCGCAGCGCGATCAGGACGGCGAGAAGCTGCTGACGCCGGCCGAGGTGGCCGAGCTCTTCCGGGTGGACCCCAAGACGGTCACCCGGTGGGCCAAGGCCGGCAAGCTCAACTCGATCCGCACCCTGGGCGGGCACCGCAGGTACCGGGAGACGGAGATCCGCGCGCTCCTCGAGGGGGTCGGGGAGGGCACCCGACTCGCCCACTGACCCCACCTTATGGCGCCTCGGTTATCAGTGATCAACTGATAGCCGAGGCGCTCTTGGCTACACTTGCGGACATGTCAGGGCAGCAGTCCGGGGCCGCGCTCCTCGACGACGCGTACGTCATGCTCGGCGACCTCGTGCGGTCCCGCGCGGCCGGCGACCGGATGGCCCTGCACGAGACGGTGGTGCGGGCGCTGGCGCGGACCGAGGCCCTGGTGCCGGCCGTGATGGCGCCGACGGTGACGGTGGGGGACGAGTTCCAGGGGGTCTACGCGACGGCGGGCGATGCGGTCCTGGCGTCCCTGGTCGTGCGGCTGCTGCTGCTCCCCGACGTGGACGCGCGGTGCGGCCTCGGGCGCGGGCGGGTGCAGGTCCTGGACGGCACACGCACCCCACCGCTGCAGGACGGCCCGGCGTGGTGGGCCGCGCGCCAGGCGATCGAGGAGGCCGAGCGGCGGGGCGCGCGGCCGGCGACCCGGTCCTGCCGCAGCTGGTATGCCCACGGGCCGGGAGCGTCCGCGGACGGCGAAGCCGGCATACGGGCCGTGCTCGTGCTGCGGGACGAGGTCGTGGCCGCGCTCGACGATCGCGCCAGGAGGGTGCTCCTGGGGGGTCTGTCGGACCTGACCCAGACAATGATCGCGAAGCAGGAGGGCATCACCCAGTCCGCCGTGTCCCAGATCGTCTCCCGGGGCGGGCTGGCTGCGGTGATCGAGGCCCATCGCCTGCTGCGGGAGGCCGACCGGCCTGCCTGACCCGACCGTGGGGAGCGCTCGTGACCTTCCTCGCCATGTGGCTGCTCGCGGCCGGTCTCGGTGACCTCCTGCGCCCGGGGGCGGAGCTGGACCCCCACCGGCGCTGGTGGTGGCCCGCCGCCCTGGGCGTGCCGGTGCTCCTCGTGGTCTGGCTGCTCGCGGGGATCGACGGTGGGCTGCGCCTGGTGGCCCTGCCCCTGATGGCCGCCCTGCTCGTCGGCTGGGCGCACACCTCCACCGCGGCCGTCGCGGCGGGGGCGGGGGAGGAGTCGTCCGCCCACCCGGCCGACCCGCACCGGCCCGCGGCCCTCGCGGTGCTCCTCGTGACCGTCGTCGTCGGCTTCGCCGTGGCCGGCCTGGACCCGGCCGTGGCCGGCCCTCTCGCCCGGTGGTGGCGCGGGCTGGGGCTGGCGTCGCTCGCCACGGTGCCGCCGACGCGGGCGCTCATGGTCCTGGCCGTCGTCGTGGCGCAGGTGGGTACCGGCAACGTCGTCGTGCGGCTCGTCCTCGACGCCGCCGGAGCCCATCGGGAGCCCGGTGTCCTGCGCGGCGGGCGCTGGCTCGGCCCGATGGAGCGGCTCTTCCTCGTCGTCCTGGCCCTGGCCGGCCAGCCGACGGCGGCCGCAGTGGTGGTCGCGGCCAAGGGCCTGCTGCGGTTCCCCGAGCTGCAGGACCAGCGAGGTGCCGGACAGCGGATCGACACGGTGACCGAGTACTTCCTCCTGGGCACCTTCACCTCCTGGCTCGTCGCTCTGGGATCGGTGCTGCTCACCCTCCGATGACAGGGCGGGTGTGGCGCAGAATCACCAGCGAGGTTTGTGACAATGACCCCATGAGTGCAGACACGGTGCTGGCGGGACGCTATCGACTGGACCGCTCCATCGGTCGCGGCGGCATGGGACAGGTGTGGTCGGCGCACGACCTGCGACTGCAGCGGCAGGTCGCGGTCAAGACCGTCGACCTGGCCGCGGCCGGCGACGACGTAGCGGCGGCCCGCTTCCAGCAGGAGGCCCAGGCGACCGCCGCCCTGTCCCACCCCAACATCGTCACGATCTTCGACAACGGGATGGACGGCACCACGGCCTTCCTCGTGATGGAGCTGCTCGCCGGACCGAGCCTGGAGGAGCTGGTCCAGGACGAGGGCCCTCTGCCGGTGGACCAGGCGCTGGAGCATGCCCAGGACACCGCCTCGGCGCTCGGGGCCGCCCATCGGGCCGGGATCGTGCACCGCGACATCAAGCCGAGCAACCTCATGCTCGACGCCCGCGGGGCGCTCAAGATCGTGGACTTCGGCATCGCCCGCCTGGACCAGGCGCGCACCAGCCGACTCACCGCCACGGCCATGGTCATCGGCAGTGCCCCCTACCTGTCGCCCGAGCAGGCGACGGGCGGGATCGCGAGCCCGCAGAGCGACCTGTACTCCCTCGGGTGCGTGCTCATGGCGCTGCTGACGGGAGAGCCGCCGTTCGAGGGCGAGCATGCCCTGGCGATCCTGCACCAGCACCTCAGTGCGACCCCGCCGCGTCCCTCCGACCTGCGCCCCGGCGTCCCGGCCGCCGTCGACGACCTGGTCGCCCAGCTGCTCGCCAAGCGCCCCGAGGAGCGCCCCGCCAGCGCCGGTGACGTGGCTGCCCGGATCGCGGCCATCCGCCGAGGTGTGGCCCCCCGGACCACGGTGCTGCCGCAGGCCGGCGCAGCCGCGGCCACGACCGTGCTGCCCCCCTCGGCCGGTGCCGGAGGCGCCCCGGTCCGCCCTCCCACGACCGGCGCGGCGCAGGTTGCGGGGCCGGTGACGGTTCCCGCCACGCACCCCACGACCGGCGCCACGCCGCAGCCCATGACCGGGACCGCGGGGGTCGTGCCGGAGCCGCGGCGACGTCGCGGTGGGCTGGCAGCGCTCCTGTTCGTCCTCCTGCTCCTGGCGGCGACGGTCGGGCTGCTGTGGAAGCTGGGGATCCTGTCGGGCACCGGCACCCCCGCGACGCCTGCCCCCACCACGACCCCGGTCCCGGCGGTCACCACTGCCACCACCACGACCGAGGAACCCACGCCGACGGCCACGACCACCACCCGCAGGCCCCGCCGCACCAGCCCCGCGCACACGAGGACCGCCACCACGCGGCCCACCGTGACCGTGACGGAGACGCCGAGGACTCCCACGGACACCCCCACAGACGTGAGCCCGACCCCGGATCCCACCTGGACCACCGCGGCCACCGCATCGGTCGGCGCCCTCCGCCAGGCCGTGGACGCGGCCACCCTGCCCAAGCCCTTGGAGCGCGACGTCAACAGCACCCTCGACCGGTTGTCCGGCGCGGTGGACAAGGCAGATGCGGCGGCGGCACGGGACGCGATCGGCGAGCTGGACTCGACCCTCCGCGAGGCTGCTGAGCAGGGCGTCGTCGACGACGGCACCGAGACGCTGGTGACAGGTGCGCTCAACGCCGTGAACCAGCTGCTGCCACCTGCCTGACCGACGCCGGCGGGCCGCTGCTAACCTGCGCCCATGCCTCCGGCTCGAGGGTTTCCCACGGTGGTCTTCTACGGCGACTCCATCGTCACCGGCTGGCGCGGCATCTCGGCCCCCCAGCGTCGGTGGAGCAGTCTCGTGTGCGCCGAGCTCGGCTGGCGCGAGGTCAACCTCGCCTTGGACGGGATGGGCTTCTGCCGACGTCGAGGACCACGGGACGCCGCCGGCCAGCTGACCGCCTCCACCACCGACACCACCCTGCTGGACGCTGCTGTCCGGCTCGGCCCGGACGCGGTCGTGGTGTGCCTGAGCGCCAACGACCTGGAGTACGTCGAGGCCGACGCCGACCAGGTCGAGGAGTGCGTCCGACGTGACTTCCGGGAGCTGACGATCGGACTGCCAGGAGTGCCCGTCGTGGCGGTGACCTACTTCCGCGGAACGGCCCTCGGCTGGCGCGGCCTGCGGATCATCGCCAACGTGGAGCGGGCCTGTGCCGAGTACGGCGCGATCTACGTGGATGAGTTCCGGCGCGTGGTCGACGGTGACCCCCGCCTGCTGAGCTGGGACGGCATACACCCCAACGACGCCGGGCATCGTGCGCTCGCCGACTGCATCCTGCCCACCCTGCGGGCTCTCGACCTGGACGTCGACCCCATGGCGGCCGGAGCCTGAGTCGCCGATCCCTCGCCTCTCGTCCCTCCCCCCGCGCAGGACGTGGGTGCCGGGCCAGGAGCTGGGTCGACGGCCCGCGGTCAGCTGGCTCGCGGCCCCTGCCGCTCGCCCTCGTACGACGACCGAGACCCCATGACGTGCCACACCAAGGCACCCATCGGCACGGCGACCAGACCGGCCCGGACCAGCACGACCGCGCGGCGGACCTCTGGAACGACCCTGCTCGCCAGCAGCACCGTCGTGGTCGCGATGACGGCGATGCCGAGGGCGAGCAGGAGAGCCGGAGCGCGAAGGACCGTGCGTGGAAGGCTACGTCCCGGCCCGGGGCGACCTGAGGGACCGGACCGGCTCGCCACGAGGTGGCGAGCGGGTGGCTGCAGACGAACGTGGTGACCGTGGAACGGTCGGTGTGGTCGACGGCAGGCGGGTCGAGGGGTCGACCCAGGGCGGGCGGGAGCGCACGGTGAGCATCGACGAGGGGACGGTGGCGGTGCTGCGTGAGCACAAGCGCCGGCAGGAGGCTGACCGTGCTCTGGCCGGTGCACGTCGTGTCCGCCCGTCTGGGTCACGCCGATCCCTCGATCACCCTGCGGGTCTACGCGCACGTCCTCGCGGACCAGGCCGCCGGTGCCGCGGATGCCTTCGCGCAGGCGATGGGGGGAGCCGGGCTCGTGTCAGCACAGGCTTGTGCAGTCCTGTCCCGGAGACGACGAAACCCCAGCGTCAGCATGGGGACTGACCTGGGGTTCTGGGTGGTGGCCAGGGGCGGGGTCGAACCGCCGACCTTCCGATTTTCAGTTGCAAATCAGGCTGTCCAGAACGTCCATCCTGGACGTTTGTGCAGGTCGAGCGCGTGGGCCTGTGCAGCGCTGTCGGGCCTCTCTGACCCTCTGGTTAGCAGTCTGTTAGCAGCAATGGTCGTCCTGGTCGGGGCGTCGGCCCCGCATGGCTCTCCCTGTGGGGCATCTCGTCGGGTCGGCGCGTCAGCCGTGATCGTGTCCGCGGCGGGGTGGCAAGCCCCTGGTGTCGATGGGGTGGTGTTCGCATGTGCGGGAGCACGTACCCCGGCCCTGGGTGGAGTGGGGGCTTGCTGCCCCGTGGTGGGCGCGATAGCCCGTAGGGGCCGAACCGATGGGGTGCCCCTGGTGAGTCTGTCCTCTATCTCAGAGGGGAGGCCGGGGGTTCGGGGGCGGAGCCCCTGAGTGGTGGAGACTTCTGGACGTTGAGCGGCCCTTCGGACCTGACCGGTTCCGGGGGCCGCTTCGTCATGTGTGGGCCCGGGGAGCCTGCGGTGGCCGAGCGCGAGAACGGCCGCCAGGCCGCAGCGCAGCGCCGGCCGCCGCAGGCGGACGGGCCCGCGCGCCGAAGGCGCGCCTTGAACCAGTACAGAAACTCCTCACTCAGCCCTCTGTATAGAGTTACGATGTAGGCAACTGTGCGAGCAAAGTTTGCTCGACGGAATTAGGGGGAGACGAGATGGTGGCCAGAGTTGCCCAGTGGTTTGTTAAAGATCTGAAGTCTCTAGGAGAGTCCAAAATCCCTCTGCGACGATTAGATCTCATAACCGGTCCCAATAGCTCAGGAAAAAGCAGTTTCATTCAATCGATTCTGTTCGCGACGCAAAGCATTGCCCGCGGTGTATTTCTTTTGAACGGCCCATTGGTACGCTTTGGGAGCGCCGACGATGCGATTCGTGATGGGGCTAGCTCTATGGAGTTTGGAGTGTCAGTCCCTGTTGGTTCCGACGAGAAGATGCCCGCGAAGTTTCAATGGT
Encoded here:
- a CDS encoding DUF3073 domain-containing protein encodes the protein MGRGRAKAKQTKVARELKYFTPDTDLSALERELHASSQRESGETRTTQDDEDDYDDYDGWAASGR
- a CDS encoding BldC family transcriptional regulator — encoded protein: MPQRDQDGEKLLTPAEVAELFRVDPKTVTRWAKAGKLNSIRTLGGHRRYRETEIRALLEGVGEGTRLAH
- a CDS encoding SatD family protein; this translates as MSGQQSGAALLDDAYVMLGDLVRSRAAGDRMALHETVVRALARTEALVPAVMAPTVTVGDEFQGVYATAGDAVLASLVVRLLLLPDVDARCGLGRGRVQVLDGTRTPPLQDGPAWWAARQAIEEAERRGARPATRSCRSWYAHGPGASADGEAGIRAVLVLRDEVVAALDDRARRVLLGGLSDLTQTMIAKQEGITQSAVSQIVSRGGLAAVIEAHRLLREADRPA
- a CDS encoding protein kinase domain-containing protein, whose protein sequence is MSADTVLAGRYRLDRSIGRGGMGQVWSAHDLRLQRQVAVKTVDLAAAGDDVAAARFQQEAQATAALSHPNIVTIFDNGMDGTTAFLVMELLAGPSLEELVQDEGPLPVDQALEHAQDTASALGAAHRAGIVHRDIKPSNLMLDARGALKIVDFGIARLDQARTSRLTATAMVIGSAPYLSPEQATGGIASPQSDLYSLGCVLMALLTGEPPFEGEHALAILHQHLSATPPRPSDLRPGVPAAVDDLVAQLLAKRPEERPASAGDVAARIAAIRRGVAPRTTVLPQAGAAAATTVLPPSAGAGGAPVRPPTTGAAQVAGPVTVPATHPTTGATPQPMTGTAGVVPEPRRRRGGLAALLFVLLLLAATVGLLWKLGILSGTGTPATPAPTTTPVPAVTTATTTTEEPTPTATTTTRRPRRTSPAHTRTATTRPTVTVTETPRTPTDTPTDVSPTPDPTWTTAATASVGALRQAVDAATLPKPLERDVNSTLDRLSGAVDKADAAAARDAIGELDSTLREAAEQGVVDDGTETLVTGALNAVNQLLPPA
- a CDS encoding SGNH/GDSL hydrolase family protein, with protein sequence MPPARGFPTVVFYGDSIVTGWRGISAPQRRWSSLVCAELGWREVNLALDGMGFCRRRGPRDAAGQLTASTTDTTLLDAAVRLGPDAVVVCLSANDLEYVEADADQVEECVRRDFRELTIGLPGVPVVAVTYFRGTALGWRGLRIIANVERACAEYGAIYVDEFRRVVDGDPRLLSWDGIHPNDAGHRALADCILPTLRALDLDVDPMAAGA